A part of Brachybacterium faecium DSM 4810 genomic DNA contains:
- a CDS encoding carbohydrate ABC transporter membrane protein (PFAM: Binding-protein-dependent transport system inner membrane component) yields MSTAMTTSTTRAPATTPGPTPSSRNGSRGGGAERPSIVATGVLVLGALYSLIPIVWVLFAASKSSDELFSTFSFAPSAYLLENLQDLFAYRDGLFLRWAGNTALYAVGGALLSTLVSAAAGYGLALFDFRGKKLFFNIILAGVLLPAVILAVPQYLLFAEAGLANTYWAVLLPSILNPYGIYLARIYAGASVPREMIEAARTDGAGEMRIFSRFAVPMMMPGLVTVFLFQFVGIWNNYMLPYIMLGDDSLFPITVGLSTLMNQGASQPAMYTTVITGSLVSIIPLIALFLLLQRYWQSDLTGGAVKG; encoded by the coding sequence GTGAGCACTGCCATGACCACCTCCACCACCCGAGCTCCTGCCACCACCCCCGGCCCGACGCCTTCCTCACGAAACGGCTCCCGCGGGGGCGGCGCCGAGCGGCCCTCGATCGTCGCCACCGGCGTGCTCGTCCTCGGTGCGCTGTACAGCCTGATCCCCATCGTCTGGGTGCTGTTCGCCGCCTCGAAGAGTTCCGACGAACTGTTCTCGACCTTCAGCTTCGCGCCGTCGGCGTACCTGCTGGAGAACCTGCAGGACCTCTTCGCATATCGCGACGGGCTCTTCCTGCGCTGGGCGGGGAACACCGCCCTGTACGCCGTCGGCGGTGCGCTGCTGTCCACGCTCGTCTCCGCCGCGGCCGGGTACGGCCTGGCGTTGTTCGACTTCCGCGGCAAGAAGCTGTTCTTCAACATCATCCTCGCCGGCGTGCTGCTGCCGGCGGTGATCCTCGCCGTACCGCAGTACCTGCTGTTCGCCGAGGCGGGACTTGCCAACACCTACTGGGCGGTGCTGCTTCCCAGCATCCTGAACCCGTACGGGATCTACCTCGCCCGCATCTACGCGGGGGCCTCGGTGCCCCGGGAGATGATCGAGGCGGCGCGCACGGACGGTGCCGGCGAGATGAGGATCTTCTCGCGCTTCGCGGTGCCGATGATGATGCCGGGCCTGGTCACGGTGTTCCTGTTCCAGTTCGTGGGGATCTGGAACAACTACATGCTCCCGTACATCATGCTCGGCGACGACTCGCTGTTCCCCATCACCGTGGGCCTGTCCACCCTCATGAATCAGGGCGCTTCCCAGCCCGCCATGTACACAACGGTGATCACCGGGTCGCTGGTCTCGATCATCCCGCTGATCGCGCTCTTCCTGCTGCTGCAGAGGTACTGGCAGTCGGATCTCACCGGCGGCGCTGTCAAGGGGTGA
- a CDS encoding arabinogalactan endo-1,4-beta-galactosidase (PFAM: Glycosyl hydrolase family 53) — protein MPTHRSPAASAGAAPGPGRRDAASHGSHGAATLSRRYLGGLAATGAVLGTGVLLAAPSPEAEARAAAQPANPGFAEGLSRWSVSGQSSAAEVRAAGGRPHVLHLEPTPGQEVAVSQRVVVGQGGDITLRALVRAGGDGRAASLELRNQGRTSHVHVPVTGAEGTWLELAVSAPAARGALDITLRVSGVEGAWAQVDELRFTPDLATRTVRGVDLSGVPKNEEHGAVYTTPDGAEPVDPVELMGRSGASLGRLRVWVDPADGYCTPERTVGMARRIRDAGMDVLVDFHYSDTWTDPGAQHVPAAWVQHDPQQLEDAVAEHTRSTLTLLRDAGVDVAMVQVGNEINPGMLWPHGQTWDVDPEDGVEGAQWENLARFLRAGAGAVAEVFPAAEVMLHLTNLQDGIEGLTWWLDEAVSREVPLDVIGLSYYPYWHGTLADLQEAVTTLGTRYERDVIVVETAYPFTLEDDPRAPFPNIVDAETDLPEGYPPTPDGQAAFFRAVQDVTVAAEGRRGRGVVYWEPAWTAVEGAGWDPEDPSSGNAWENQAMFDFSGAALPEVLAELGATHER, from the coding sequence ATGCCCACCCACCGCTCCCCCGCCGCCTCGGCCGGAGCCGCCCCGGGGCCCGGACGCCGTGACGCCGCCTCGCACGGCTCGCACGGAGCGGCGACCCTGTCCCGGCGCTATCTGGGCGGGCTCGCCGCTACGGGGGCGGTGCTGGGCACCGGCGTGCTCCTGGCCGCACCGTCTCCGGAAGCCGAGGCGCGGGCGGCGGCCCAGCCGGCGAATCCCGGGTTCGCCGAGGGGCTGTCGCGGTGGAGCGTCTCCGGTCAGTCCTCCGCGGCGGAGGTCCGGGCCGCAGGCGGGCGCCCGCACGTGCTCCATCTCGAGCCCACCCCCGGCCAGGAGGTCGCCGTCTCGCAGCGGGTCGTCGTGGGTCAGGGCGGCGACATCACCCTGCGTGCGCTGGTGCGGGCCGGCGGGGATGGCCGAGCCGCCTCCCTCGAGCTGCGCAACCAGGGCCGCACCTCTCATGTGCACGTGCCCGTGACGGGAGCCGAAGGCACCTGGCTCGAACTCGCAGTGAGCGCGCCGGCCGCTCGCGGAGCCCTCGACATCACCCTGCGCGTCAGCGGCGTCGAGGGCGCGTGGGCGCAGGTCGACGAGCTCCGCTTCACGCCGGACCTGGCCACGCGCACGGTGCGCGGGGTGGATCTCTCCGGCGTCCCGAAGAACGAGGAGCACGGCGCCGTATACACCACGCCGGACGGCGCCGAGCCGGTCGATCCCGTCGAGCTGATGGGGCGCAGCGGGGCGTCCCTCGGCCGCCTGCGAGTCTGGGTGGACCCGGCCGACGGGTACTGCACGCCGGAGCGGACCGTGGGGATGGCTCGCCGGATCCGGGACGCGGGCATGGACGTGCTGGTCGATTTCCACTATTCCGACACCTGGACGGATCCCGGTGCGCAGCATGTGCCCGCGGCATGGGTGCAGCACGATCCCCAGCAGCTGGAGGATGCTGTCGCCGAGCACACCCGCTCCACGCTGACGCTGCTGCGCGATGCCGGTGTGGATGTCGCTATGGTCCAAGTGGGCAACGAGATCAACCCGGGCATGCTGTGGCCGCACGGCCAGACGTGGGACGTGGATCCGGAGGACGGCGTCGAGGGCGCTCAGTGGGAGAACCTCGCGCGGTTCCTGCGCGCCGGCGCCGGGGCGGTGGCCGAGGTGTTTCCCGCGGCAGAGGTGATGCTGCACCTGACGAACCTCCAAGACGGCATCGAGGGGTTGACCTGGTGGCTCGATGAGGCAGTCTCGCGTGAGGTCCCTCTGGACGTGATCGGTCTGTCCTATTACCCCTACTGGCACGGCACCCTCGCGGACCTGCAGGAAGCGGTCACCACGCTCGGCACCCGCTACGAGCGGGACGTGATCGTGGTCGAGACCGCCTATCCATTCACCCTCGAGGACGATCCCCGCGCGCCGTTCCCCAACATCGTCGATGCGGAGACGGACCTGCCCGAGGGATACCCGCCCACGCCCGACGGGCAGGCGGCCTTCTTCCGCGCGGTCCAGGACGTCACCGTCGCGGCCGAGGGCCGCCGAGGACGCGGCGTCGTGTACTGGGAGCCGGCCTGGACTGCGGTCGAGGGGGCCGGTTGGGACCCGGAGGATCCGAGCTCGGGGAACGCCTGGGAGAACCAGGCGATGTTCGACTTCTCCGGAGCGGCGCTGCCCGAGGTCCTCGCCGAGCTGGGCGCGACGCACGAGCGATGA
- a CDS encoding carbohydrate ABC transporter membrane protein (PFAM: Binding-protein-dependent transport system inner membrane component) codes for MSASTTTTGSRLRRRTDRFGYVFIAPAAICFLAFLAIPILYAVYVSFRREQVVGLGLGEGGRSEVWAGLGNYAAVLADSEFLASALRALVYGLVLVPTMLGLALLFALLLDSGRARLRRLARIAIFLPYAVPSVISSLLWGFLYLPGTSPFHFLAEAAGGGLPDFLSPQLVLLAIANIGIWGGTGFNMVVLYTSLRSVPRELYEAATLDGCSELQTAVRIKVPMILPSLIMTCVFSIIATLQVFAEPMLLRPLTNSISTTWSPLMKIYRDAFTENDIYTASAGSVLVALATFVISFGFLRLVRSQAFAQEER; via the coding sequence ATGAGCGCTTCCACGACCACCACCGGCTCGAGGCTGCGTCGGCGCACCGACCGCTTCGGGTACGTCTTCATCGCCCCGGCCGCGATCTGCTTCCTCGCCTTCCTGGCGATCCCCATCCTCTATGCCGTCTACGTCAGCTTCCGGCGTGAGCAGGTCGTCGGCCTCGGCCTGGGCGAGGGAGGCCGCAGCGAGGTGTGGGCAGGGCTGGGCAACTACGCGGCCGTGCTCGCCGACAGCGAGTTCCTCGCCAGCGCCCTGCGCGCCCTCGTCTACGGTCTGGTTCTGGTGCCGACCATGCTCGGGCTCGCCCTGCTGTTCGCACTCCTGCTGGACTCGGGTCGCGCACGGCTGCGGCGTCTGGCACGGATCGCGATCTTCCTGCCCTACGCCGTGCCATCGGTGATCTCCTCGCTCCTGTGGGGCTTCCTCTACCTGCCCGGCACCAGCCCGTTCCACTTCCTGGCCGAGGCCGCCGGCGGCGGGCTGCCGGACTTCCTGTCCCCGCAGCTGGTGCTGCTGGCGATCGCGAACATCGGAATCTGGGGCGGCACCGGTTTCAACATGGTGGTGCTGTACACCTCGCTGCGCTCGGTCCCCCGCGAGCTCTACGAGGCGGCCACGCTCGACGGCTGCTCCGAGCTGCAGACGGCGGTGCGGATCAAGGTCCCGATGATCCTGCCCTCGCTGATCATGACCTGCGTGTTCTCGATCATCGCGACGCTGCAGGTGTTCGCCGAGCCGATGCTGCTGCGGCCCCTGACCAACTCGATCTCCACGACCTGGTCGCCGCTGATGAAGATCTACCGCGACGCTTTCACCGAGAACGACATCTACACAGCCTCCGCGGGCTCCGTGCTGGTGGCCCTCGCAACCTTCGTCATCTCCTTCGGCTTCCTGCGCCTGGTGCGCAGCCAGGCCTTCGCCCAGGAAGAGCGGTGA
- a CDS encoding pyrimidine reductase, riboflavin biosynthesis (PFAM: RibD C-terminal domain), with the protein MSRPRIICHMHTLLNGKIDGIANPTSVGMRSQKLYFDLFLGKDRFFTGHRGWLSGSGTSRAILGDAPALELAEPSEPVPAGDFLAETDAEVFYFAVDRSGTLPWDRSSFTYFDVEAHIVELIPASASEAFKAHLRSVGVSYLLAGDEQLDMAEAVRRIGEVFSVEEIILGGGGTLNWSMVRDGLCDEISLVLMPTADGENHTHSLFEANQKHSAPVPIAFSLTSAEPLEDGSVWLRYDVTGPVTEA; encoded by the coding sequence ATGTCACGCCCGAGGATCATCTGCCACATGCACACGCTGCTCAACGGGAAGATCGACGGGATTGCGAACCCCACGTCGGTGGGCATGCGGTCCCAGAAGCTGTACTTCGACCTGTTCCTGGGCAAGGACCGGTTCTTCACCGGCCACCGCGGCTGGCTCAGCGGCAGCGGGACGAGCCGGGCGATCCTGGGCGACGCCCCCGCGCTCGAGCTCGCCGAGCCGAGCGAGCCCGTGCCCGCCGGCGACTTCCTCGCCGAGACGGACGCCGAGGTGTTCTACTTCGCGGTGGACCGCTCCGGGACCCTGCCCTGGGATCGCAGCTCCTTCACGTACTTCGACGTCGAGGCGCACATCGTCGAGCTGATCCCGGCCTCGGCCAGCGAGGCCTTCAAGGCCCATCTGCGGTCCGTCGGCGTCTCCTACCTCCTCGCCGGTGACGAGCAGCTGGACATGGCCGAGGCGGTGCGCAGGATCGGGGAGGTCTTCTCCGTGGAGGAGATCATCCTCGGCGGCGGGGGCACCCTGAACTGGTCGATGGTCCGCGACGGACTGTGCGACGAGATCAGCCTCGTGCTCATGCCCACGGCCGACGGGGAGAACCACACCCATTCCCTGTTCGAGGCGAACCAGAAGCACTCCGCGCCCGTGCCGATCGCGTTCTCCCTCACGAGCGCCGAGCCCCTCGAGGACGGCAGCGTCTGGCTGCGCTACGACGTGACGGGCCCGGTCACCGAGGCCTGA
- a CDS encoding beta-galactosidase (PFAM: Beta-galactosidase trimerisation domain; Beta-galactosidase) produces the protein MTRDRFQFSSPTASPAGAVRRPSWPLGLEGLAYGGDYNPEQWTRQTWVDDVRLMREAGVNLVSIGMFSWASLEPRRGEFHWAWLDEIFALLHEAGIRIDLGTPTAAPPAWFFRDHPEARVVDRAGRALGPGSRGMACPSAPAYRDAATGITRALAERYGDHPALALWHVHNEYGAPVGESFSSFSQEAFRRWVLERYGSLDAVNTAWGTAFWGQTFGDPEDIHAPLPTPSMQNPSLELDWRRFSSAQILDCFRAERDVLHEITPHVPVTTNFMAHTCPNIDLWAWADEVDVVSNDHYLIAADERNFVELAFDADLTRSIARGRPWMLMEHSTSGVNWQDRNVAKKPGEMARNSLSHVGRGADAVMFFQWRASRKGAEKFHSAMLPHAGTDSRVWREVTELGRCLDGLADLRGSRVEADVAILWDWESHWAQDLPWRPSIALSHRAQIQTWYERLWRDHVAVDFAHPEDDLSGYRLVLAPASYLLTDAAAANLSEYVRGGGQLVVGPFSGIVDGEDGVREGGLNAALAPVLGLEVHEFCPLRQDEEARLVIHGKPLRSSVWCEDLHLAGAEAVGTYMDGPVPGGAAATRHDHGAGRAWYLASDLGVEDLSALFGDVYESARIATRDAPEDVELLERVGEDGSRHLIALNHTGEAVAAPVDGIGTLEIPAGGVAFAHASAPEPVAAD, from the coding sequence ATGACCCGTGATCGATTCCAGTTCTCCTCGCCCACCGCATCGCCGGCCGGTGCCGTGCGCCGCCCCTCCTGGCCGCTCGGGCTCGAGGGACTCGCCTACGGCGGCGACTACAACCCCGAGCAGTGGACCCGGCAGACCTGGGTCGACGACGTGCGCCTGATGCGCGAGGCGGGCGTGAATCTGGTGAGCATCGGAATGTTCTCCTGGGCGAGCCTCGAGCCACGCCGCGGGGAGTTCCACTGGGCGTGGCTGGACGAGATCTTCGCACTGCTTCACGAGGCCGGAATCCGCATCGACCTGGGCACGCCCACGGCCGCTCCCCCGGCATGGTTCTTCCGCGACCACCCCGAGGCCCGCGTGGTCGACCGCGCGGGCCGCGCCCTCGGCCCCGGCTCCCGCGGCATGGCCTGCCCCTCTGCCCCCGCCTACCGCGACGCGGCGACAGGCATCACCCGGGCCCTCGCCGAACGCTACGGCGACCACCCGGCGCTCGCGCTCTGGCACGTGCACAACGAGTACGGCGCTCCCGTCGGCGAGAGCTTCTCGAGCTTCTCTCAGGAGGCGTTCCGCCGCTGGGTGCTCGAGCGCTACGGCTCGCTGGACGCCGTCAACACAGCCTGGGGCACCGCGTTCTGGGGGCAGACCTTCGGAGATCCGGAGGACATCCACGCTCCGCTGCCCACCCCCTCGATGCAGAACCCCTCGCTCGAGCTCGACTGGCGCCGCTTCAGCTCCGCTCAGATCCTCGACTGCTTCCGCGCAGAGCGGGACGTGCTGCACGAGATCACCCCGCACGTCCCGGTGACCACGAACTTCATGGCTCACACCTGCCCGAACATCGATCTGTGGGCGTGGGCGGACGAGGTCGACGTGGTCTCCAACGACCACTACCTGATCGCGGCCGACGAGCGGAATTTCGTCGAGCTGGCCTTCGACGCGGACCTCACACGGTCGATCGCCCGCGGACGTCCGTGGATGCTCATGGAACACTCCACCTCGGGGGTGAACTGGCAGGACCGCAACGTCGCCAAGAAGCCCGGCGAGATGGCCCGCAACTCGCTCTCGCACGTGGGGCGCGGGGCGGACGCGGTGATGTTCTTCCAGTGGCGCGCCTCCCGCAAGGGGGCCGAGAAATTCCACTCGGCGATGCTCCCTCACGCCGGCACCGACAGCCGGGTCTGGCGCGAGGTCACGGAGCTCGGCAGATGCCTCGACGGACTCGCGGACCTGCGCGGTTCTCGCGTCGAGGCCGACGTGGCGATCCTGTGGGACTGGGAGTCGCACTGGGCGCAGGACCTCCCGTGGAGGCCCTCCATCGCGCTCAGCCATCGCGCACAGATCCAGACCTGGTACGAGCGGCTGTGGCGCGACCACGTCGCGGTCGACTTCGCCCACCCCGAGGACGACCTCAGCGGATACCGGCTGGTCCTGGCTCCGGCCTCCTACCTGCTCACCGATGCGGCCGCCGCGAACCTCTCCGAGTACGTGCGCGGCGGCGGCCAGCTCGTGGTCGGTCCCTTCTCCGGGATCGTCGATGGGGAGGACGGCGTGCGCGAGGGCGGCTTGAACGCGGCCCTCGCCCCGGTGCTCGGCCTCGAGGTCCACGAGTTCTGCCCGCTGCGCCAGGACGAGGAGGCGCGCCTGGTGATCCACGGGAAGCCGCTGCGCTCCAGCGTGTGGTGCGAGGACCTCCATCTCGCCGGGGCCGAGGCCGTCGGCACCTATATGGACGGACCCGTGCCCGGAGGGGCCGCCGCCACCCGACACGACCACGGAGCCGGTCGGGCGTGGTATCTCGCCTCGGACCTCGGCGTCGAGGACCTCTCTGCGCTGTTCGGCGACGTGTACGAGAGCGCTCGGATCGCGACCCGCGACGCACCCGAGGACGTCGAGCTCCTCGAGCGCGTCGGGGAGGACGGCAGCCGCCACCTCATCGCGCTCAATCACACCGGGGAGGCTGTGGCCGCCCCTGTCGACGGGATCGGCACGCTCGAGATCCCGGCCGGCGGTGTCGCCTTCGCCCACGCCTCCGCCCCCGAACCGGTCGCCGCCGACTGA
- a CDS encoding glycosyl hydrolase, glucoamylase (PFAM: Glycosyl hydrolases family 15), whose amino-acid sequence MRSPLIEDHALLSDQRTTALVTRDGDIDWLCMPRFDSDALFCSLLGDDSHGHWSLRIADGEVLSRRYLPGTMVLETVWRSPTGAAIVTEFLPIDGGGRADGSATTSSEGAGSAAGEPTGSTPGSSPGSATSLAGDVDDHSDLVRTVTCTEGEVEVVQELMIRFEYGQAVPWVRRGADSSGAHVLIAVAGGDGIALHGPALRAEGRAHRGSHRLAAEETASWVLTWFPSWQEVPAAPDVGAELVRTSEGWSSWLGQVRVEEEYSGPVARSLLVLRALTHRRTGGIIAAATTSLPEDFGGVRNWDYRFCWLRDAALSLEALLSHDHVDAAATWRDWLLRAIAGDPERLQIMYSITGDRNLPERELTHLPGYAGSTPVRVGNGAAAQYQADVVGEVMIALAMMRDHGVEESRWSWPLQKALVRFTAERIDVPDQGIWEMRGEPAFFTHGRVMVWTTFDRAIRAVEEHGLPASAEDLARWTRLRAQVREEVLTRGVGPDGAFTQTYGSTEVDASLLQIPHTGFLPADDPHMLATVARIEQDLRTEDGLILRYRTQGQDGLPGDEHPFLVCCFWLVEQYAASGRRDEAVALMDQLLGCANDLDLLAEEYDSSAGRMAGNFPQAFSHLGLIRAVDALAEAVPADA is encoded by the coding sequence ATGAGGAGCCCGCTCATCGAAGACCACGCCCTGCTCTCGGACCAGCGCACCACGGCGCTCGTGACCCGCGACGGGGACATCGACTGGCTGTGCATGCCCCGCTTCGACTCCGATGCGCTGTTCTGCTCGCTGCTCGGGGACGATTCGCACGGCCACTGGTCGCTGCGCATCGCGGACGGCGAGGTGCTCTCCCGCCGCTATCTGCCGGGCACGATGGTGCTCGAGACGGTCTGGCGCTCCCCCACCGGCGCCGCGATCGTCACGGAGTTCCTGCCGATCGACGGCGGCGGCCGGGCCGACGGGAGCGCGACGACCAGCTCGGAGGGTGCCGGTTCCGCGGCCGGGGAGCCGACGGGCTCCACCCCCGGCTCCTCGCCGGGCAGCGCGACCTCCCTCGCAGGGGACGTGGACGATCACTCCGATCTGGTGCGCACGGTGACCTGCACCGAGGGTGAGGTCGAGGTGGTGCAGGAGCTGATGATCCGCTTCGAGTACGGCCAGGCGGTGCCCTGGGTGCGCCGCGGCGCGGACAGCTCCGGGGCGCACGTGCTGATCGCCGTGGCCGGCGGTGACGGCATCGCCCTGCACGGCCCCGCCCTGCGGGCCGAGGGCCGCGCGCATCGCGGCAGCCATCGCCTCGCCGCCGAGGAGACCGCCTCGTGGGTGCTGACCTGGTTCCCCTCCTGGCAGGAGGTGCCGGCGGCGCCCGATGTCGGCGCGGAGCTCGTCCGGACCTCCGAGGGCTGGTCCTCGTGGCTCGGCCAGGTGCGTGTGGAGGAGGAGTACTCGGGTCCGGTGGCGCGGTCGCTGCTGGTGCTGCGCGCCCTCACCCATCGGCGCACCGGTGGGATCATCGCCGCGGCCACCACCAGCCTGCCCGAGGACTTCGGCGGGGTGCGCAACTGGGACTACCGCTTCTGCTGGCTGCGGGATGCGGCGCTGTCGCTCGAGGCGCTGCTGTCCCATGACCACGTCGACGCGGCCGCGACCTGGCGCGACTGGCTGCTGCGCGCGATCGCCGGGGATCCGGAGCGGCTGCAGATCATGTACTCGATCACCGGGGACCGGAACCTGCCGGAGCGGGAGCTGACGCATCTGCCCGGCTACGCGGGCTCCACCCCGGTGCGGGTCGGCAACGGCGCCGCCGCGCAGTACCAGGCCGATGTGGTGGGCGAGGTGATGATCGCGCTGGCGATGATGCGCGATCACGGCGTCGAGGAGTCGCGCTGGTCGTGGCCGCTGCAGAAGGCGCTGGTGCGCTTCACCGCGGAGCGGATCGACGTGCCCGATCAGGGCATCTGGGAGATGCGCGGCGAACCGGCGTTCTTCACCCACGGCCGGGTGATGGTGTGGACGACCTTCGACCGGGCCATCCGCGCGGTCGAGGAGCACGGCCTGCCCGCCTCCGCCGAGGATCTGGCCCGGTGGACGCGGCTTCGCGCGCAGGTGCGCGAGGAGGTCCTCACCCGCGGCGTCGGCCCCGACGGCGCGTTCACCCAGACCTACGGCAGCACCGAGGTCGACGCCTCGCTCCTGCAGATCCCCCACACCGGGTTCCTGCCGGCCGACGACCCGCACATGCTCGCGACCGTCGCCCGCATCGAACAGGACCTGCGCACCGAGGACGGACTGATCCTGCGCTACCGCACCCAGGGCCAGGACGGCCTGCCCGGAGACGAGCACCCCTTCCTGGTGTGCTGCTTCTGGCTGGTCGAGCAGTACGCCGCCTCCGGGCGGCGCGACGAGGCCGTGGCGCTGATGGACCAGCTGCTGGGCTGCGCGAACGATCTGGATCTGCTGGCCGAGGAGTACGACAGCTCCGCCGGCAGGATGGCCGGGAACTTCCCCCAGGCGTTCAGCCATCTGGGCCTGATCCGCGCCGTCGACGCCCTCGCCGAGGCGGTGCCCGCCGACGCGTGA
- a CDS encoding ABC-type sugar transport system, periplasmic component (PFAM: TAT (twin-arginine translocation) pathway signal sequence; Bacterial extracellular solute-binding protein~TIGRFAM: Tat (twin-arginine translocation) pathway signal sequence) — MISATPSRQGWRPSRRQLLRSGAGLGAAGLAGGALAGCGSASSSAPVELTFWTWAPGIEEVVALWNQQNPDVQVLVSRQDAGDAAVTKLLTAVRAGNGAPDVVQAEYQSITSLVAFDAIADIAADLDPGTVEHFAEGIWSSVGIGDGGVYAIPQDTGPLQFYYREDIFEDLGLSGPETWDEYAEAARVVHDADPSMYLGTFSSTDPGLFVGLAQQAGASWWEIEGERWKVEIDAEPTRRVAEFWGGLVEEGAISTEPMYTPQWNAALNDGTQIGWVSAAWAPGVLEGNAGSTAGSWRMSTIPQWEPGANATGNWGGSATSVVVGSDHQAEAVRFAEWMNTSAEGVLALVEDSGVFPADLANAEAALEAPPEFFSHQPDFYERSTHNADGVEPFTFGPNVNVTYSLFNDAFGIATRTATAAAFEEAVTTVHEGTVADLENQGYDLA; from the coding sequence ATGATCAGTGCCACCCCATCCCGGCAGGGATGGCGCCCGTCGCGGCGCCAGCTGCTGCGGTCCGGAGCCGGCCTCGGCGCCGCCGGACTGGCCGGCGGAGCCCTTGCAGGCTGCGGATCGGCATCCTCTTCGGCGCCGGTGGAGCTGACCTTCTGGACGTGGGCGCCGGGCATCGAAGAGGTGGTGGCGCTCTGGAATCAGCAGAATCCGGACGTGCAGGTGCTCGTGAGCAGGCAGGACGCGGGCGACGCCGCTGTGACGAAGCTGCTCACGGCAGTGCGCGCGGGGAACGGTGCCCCGGACGTCGTCCAGGCCGAGTACCAGAGCATCACCTCCCTGGTCGCCTTCGACGCGATCGCTGACATCGCCGCGGATCTCGATCCCGGCACGGTGGAACATTTCGCCGAGGGCATCTGGTCCTCCGTCGGCATCGGCGACGGCGGGGTCTACGCGATCCCGCAGGACACCGGCCCGTTGCAGTTCTACTATCGCGAGGACATCTTCGAGGATCTGGGATTGTCCGGCCCCGAGACCTGGGACGAGTACGCCGAGGCGGCGCGCGTGGTCCATGACGCTGATCCCTCGATGTACCTGGGCACCTTCTCCTCGACCGATCCAGGCCTGTTCGTGGGCCTGGCGCAGCAGGCCGGAGCCTCATGGTGGGAGATCGAGGGCGAACGCTGGAAGGTCGAGATCGATGCTGAGCCCACCCGCCGGGTGGCTGAGTTCTGGGGCGGGCTGGTCGAGGAAGGGGCCATCTCCACCGAGCCGATGTACACCCCGCAGTGGAACGCGGCCCTGAACGATGGCACCCAGATCGGCTGGGTGTCCGCGGCCTGGGCGCCCGGCGTGCTCGAGGGCAACGCCGGCAGCACGGCCGGATCCTGGCGGATGTCCACCATCCCGCAGTGGGAGCCGGGCGCGAACGCCACCGGCAACTGGGGCGGCTCGGCAACGTCCGTGGTGGTCGGCAGCGACCACCAGGCCGAAGCCGTGCGCTTCGCGGAATGGATGAACACCTCGGCCGAGGGGGTGCTCGCCCTCGTGGAGGACAGCGGCGTCTTCCCGGCGGATCTGGCCAACGCGGAGGCCGCGCTCGAGGCGCCGCCGGAGTTCTTTTCCCATCAACCCGACTTCTACGAGCGCTCCACGCACAACGCGGACGGGGTGGAGCCCTTCACCTTCGGCCCGAACGTCAACGTCACCTATTCGCTGTTCAATGACGCCTTCGGGATCGCGACCCGGACCGCGACCGCCGCCGCCTTCGAGGAGGCGGTCACGACCGTGCACGAGGGCACCGTCGCCGATCTCGAGAACCAGGGGTACGACCTCGCATGA